In the Candidatus Acidiferrales bacterium genome, one interval contains:
- a CDS encoding GGDEF domain-containing protein yields MPEFDSAVVEPFSDLQLREMEVAQKDLKRLERRDWWMWWAAVMVMLLLTFLVVMVALPSILRETSQTFQLNLNVAVHALVGLVLLFNLYTIYQQWLIKRLRRQTAHHLEMLSSLKIRAEEFHRLATHDPLTGLSNRRLGLERLEAEVARSQRYGHPLSVLMLDLNSFKAINDKYGHAAGDNVLRTFSDRLSKLIRASDLAVRMGGDEFLVILPECELQSVSSLVRRLGTLKMDLQGSEMEVASAAGWAAYEKDETAQCLMERADKALYENKRGGLLAKTH; encoded by the coding sequence GTGCCGGAATTTGATTCTGCTGTTGTCGAGCCATTTTCGGATTTACAGCTTCGGGAGATGGAAGTCGCGCAAAAGGACCTGAAGCGCCTCGAGCGCCGCGACTGGTGGATGTGGTGGGCCGCCGTCATGGTCATGCTGCTGTTGACGTTCCTCGTGGTCATGGTGGCTCTACCCAGCATTCTTCGCGAGACCAGCCAGACCTTCCAGCTCAATCTCAATGTCGCCGTTCATGCCCTCGTGGGATTGGTTCTGCTCTTCAACCTTTATACGATTTATCAGCAATGGCTCATCAAGCGTCTTCGCCGCCAGACGGCGCACCATTTGGAGATGCTTTCCAGCCTGAAAATTCGCGCCGAGGAATTTCACCGCCTGGCGACGCACGATCCGCTTACCGGCCTCTCGAATCGCCGCCTGGGCCTCGAACGCCTGGAAGCCGAAGTCGCGCGCTCTCAACGTTACGGCCATCCCTTGAGCGTTCTCATGCTCGATTTGAATTCCTTCAAAGCGATCAACGACAAATATGGCCACGCCGCCGGCGACAATGTCCTGCGCACTTTCTCCGATCGCTTGAGCAAGCTGATCCGCGCCTCGGATCTCGCCGTGCGCATGGGCGGCGACGAATTTCTAGTGATCTTGCCGGAATGTGAGCTTCAGTCCGTATCCAGCCTCGTCAGGCGGCTGGGCACACTGAAAATGGATTTGCAGGGAAGTGAAATGGAAGTGGCCAGCGCTGCCGGTTGGGCCGCTTACGAAAAAGACGAAACCGCGCAGTGTCTGATGGAGCGTGCCGACAAGGCGCTTTACGAAAACAAGCGCGGCGGGCTGCTCGCCAAAACGCACTAA
- a CDS encoding citrate synthase produces the protein MSPTKPASATANDEANAARRETLSITDNRTGKQYEIPIQHDTIRALDLRQIKVHGDDFGMMSYDPAYTNTASCISRVTFIDGDKGILRYRGYPIEELAEKSTYLETAYLILYGELPTRAQLDDWTYHITHHTFIHESIKKFLDGFHYDAHPMGMVISAVAALSTFYPDAKDILDESSRQKQTWRLIGKMPTMAAFAYRHSLGMPYVYPDNELSYPGNFLNMLFRTTELKYRPNPTLERALDVLFILHADHEQNCSTSAMRGVGSSQVDPYSAIAAATAALYGPLHGGANEAVLRMLLEIGSVNRVAEYVKHVKAGEKKLMGFGHRVYKNYDPRAKIVKRIAYEVFDVMGRNPLIDIALECERIALEDDYFVKRKLYPNVDFYTGLIYQSMGFPMTMFPVLFAIPRTSGWIAQWQEMLLDPEQKIARPRQIYLGYDSRSYIPMDHRS, from the coding sequence GTGAGTCCAACAAAACCAGCTTCCGCGACGGCGAACGACGAAGCGAACGCGGCGCGGCGCGAGACGCTGAGCATCACCGACAATCGCACCGGCAAGCAATATGAAATTCCCATCCAGCACGACACGATTCGCGCGCTCGACTTGCGGCAGATTAAGGTACACGGCGACGATTTCGGAATGATGAGTTACGACCCGGCGTACACGAACACGGCCTCGTGCATCAGCCGCGTGACCTTCATTGACGGCGACAAGGGGATTTTGCGCTACCGCGGATATCCCATCGAAGAGCTGGCGGAAAAAAGCACGTATCTTGAGACCGCCTATTTGATTCTTTACGGCGAGCTGCCGACACGCGCGCAACTGGACGATTGGACCTATCACATCACGCACCACACGTTCATTCATGAAAGCATCAAGAAATTCCTCGACGGCTTCCATTACGACGCGCACCCGATGGGGATGGTTATTTCCGCGGTGGCGGCGCTTTCGACGTTTTATCCGGACGCGAAGGACATTCTCGACGAGAGCTCGCGGCAGAAGCAGACCTGGCGGCTGATCGGCAAAATGCCGACGATGGCAGCGTTCGCGTACCGGCACAGCCTGGGAATGCCTTACGTCTATCCGGATAACGAACTGAGCTATCCGGGAAATTTTCTGAACATGCTCTTCCGTACCACGGAATTGAAGTACCGGCCGAATCCGACGCTGGAGCGTGCACTGGATGTACTTTTCATTCTGCACGCGGACCACGAACAGAATTGCTCGACGAGCGCGATGCGCGGGGTGGGCAGTTCGCAAGTGGATCCGTATTCGGCGATTGCTGCGGCAACGGCAGCGCTCTATGGCCCGTTGCACGGCGGCGCGAACGAAGCGGTGCTGCGCATGCTGCTGGAAATCGGGTCTGTGAACCGCGTGGCGGAGTACGTCAAGCATGTGAAAGCGGGCGAGAAAAAACTGATGGGCTTCGGGCATCGCGTCTACAAGAACTACGACCCGCGCGCGAAGATCGTGAAGCGCATAGCGTATGAAGTCTTCGACGTGATGGGGCGAAACCCGTTGATCGATATCGCGCTGGAATGCGAAAGGATTGCGCTCGAAGACGACTATTTCGTGAAGCGCAAGCTTTATCCGAACGTGGATTTTTATACCGGGCTGATCTACCAGTCGATGGGATTTCCGATGACGATGTTCCCGGTGCTTTTTGCCATTCCGCGGACTTCGGGCTGGATCGCACAGTGGCAGGAAATGCTTCTCGATCCAGAGCAGAAAATCGCGCGGCCGCGGCAGATTTATCTGGGGTACGACTCGCGCAGTTATATTCCGATGGATCACCGCAGCTAA
- a CDS encoding SRPBCC family protein, translated as MAETFLRRSRIAAPAEKVFEWHGKPGALERLTPPWEHAEVIEPAPDIRDGSRGALRVRVGPFSVRWEFEHRGYQEGREFQDVQTAGPFRRWEHTHRFIADGPDACWLEDSIVYELPFGALGAAFGGRFVRRKLEKLFAYRHEETARALEEEKKW; from the coding sequence GTGGCGGAAACCTTCCTGCGAAGATCGCGCATTGCCGCGCCAGCCGAAAAAGTATTCGAATGGCACGGCAAGCCCGGCGCGCTCGAACGGCTGACGCCGCCATGGGAACACGCGGAAGTGATCGAGCCGGCGCCCGACATTCGCGACGGTTCGCGAGGCGCTCTGCGGGTGCGCGTGGGACCCTTTTCAGTGCGCTGGGAATTCGAGCATCGCGGTTATCAGGAAGGGCGGGAGTTTCAGGACGTGCAGACTGCGGGCCCGTTCCGCCGCTGGGAACATACGCACCGGTTCATTGCCGACGGACCAGACGCTTGCTGGCTCGAGGATTCCATCGTCTACGAATTGCCCTTCGGAGCGCTCGGCGCGGCATTCGGCGGGAGATTTGTGCGGCGGAAACTGGAAAAACTATTTGCCTACCGGCACGAAGAGACGGCGCGTGCACTGGAGGAAGAGAAAAAGTGGTGA
- a CDS encoding diguanylate cyclase: MKVLVAEDETISRRLLEKCLRAWGYETLAATNGTEAWELLRSTDSPRLAILDWVMPEMEGVDICRRVRSQSEKPYTYLILLTSRSEKQNLLEGMKAGADDYLGKPFDADELLARLQVGERILKMQDELIAARDLQHHQATHDTLTGVATRRAAMDFLTRELARAARENKPVGVVIADLDHFKQINDTYGHMAGDMVLQEAAKRMSESTRAYDCVGRFGGEEFLIIFPTSNEELALRQAERIRKAIEATPVETREGRIRITASLGVATSGGTGSGEMAELLRAADRALYCAKSKGRNRVERASEAAEQQPEASPRTL; the protein is encoded by the coding sequence GTGAAAGTTCTTGTTGCCGAAGACGAGACCATTTCGCGACGGCTGCTGGAAAAGTGTCTTAGGGCGTGGGGATACGAAACCCTGGCGGCGACGAACGGCACGGAAGCGTGGGAGTTACTTCGGAGCACCGATTCGCCGCGTCTGGCGATACTGGATTGGGTGATGCCGGAGATGGAAGGCGTGGATATTTGCCGGCGCGTGCGGAGCCAATCGGAGAAGCCGTACACGTATCTGATTTTGCTGACATCGCGCAGCGAAAAACAGAATTTGCTGGAGGGGATGAAGGCGGGCGCGGACGACTATCTGGGAAAACCATTCGATGCCGATGAACTGCTCGCGCGGCTGCAAGTTGGCGAACGCATCCTGAAGATGCAGGACGAACTTATCGCCGCGCGGGATCTGCAGCACCATCAGGCCACGCACGACACGCTGACGGGAGTAGCCACGCGGCGCGCGGCGATGGATTTTCTGACGCGGGAACTGGCACGTGCGGCTCGAGAGAACAAACCCGTAGGCGTGGTGATTGCGGACCTGGATCACTTCAAGCAAATCAACGACACGTATGGCCACATGGCGGGAGATATGGTGTTGCAAGAAGCGGCGAAACGGATGTCAGAATCCACGCGAGCTTACGATTGCGTGGGGCGTTTCGGCGGCGAGGAATTTCTGATTATTTTCCCCACGTCAAACGAGGAACTGGCGTTGCGGCAGGCGGAAAGAATCCGCAAAGCAATCGAGGCGACACCGGTGGAGACACGGGAAGGAAGAATCCGCATCACAGCGAGTTTGGGAGTGGCCACAAGCGGTGGCACAGGGAGCGGCGAAATGGCAGAATTGCTGCGCGCGGCGGATCGCGCGCTTTATTGCGCCAAGAGTAAGGGGCGCAACCGTGTCGAGAGGGCGAGCGAGGCCGCCGAGCAACAGCCAGAAGCGTCTCCGCGGACGCTTTAG
- a CDS encoding acetamidase/formamidase family protein, whose protein sequence is MNKIHKWFCFFSAVFCAFSAAHAQSGAAGSASATYQLKASPKTVTWGYYAADVPPVLRVHSGDTVEIQTLITSSPKRLEGAGVPSDQVEQSLRDVFDQVKDRGPGGHILTGPVYVEGAEPGDVLEVRIQAIRLAIPYAYNAFGPGRGFLPDDFPYGKMKIIPLDAQRMLAHFADGIEIPLHPFFGSLGDAPPPSAGHISSAPPWMHAGNLDNKWLVAGTTLYIPINAPGALFWAGDGHAGQGDGEIDITAMETSLIGTFQLIDRKDMHLLWPRAETPDYYITMGIEEDLNKATEMAAREMIDFLVHEKHLSRDDAYMLSSVAGDLHISELVDGNKVVSMMLPKAIFVSPNSK, encoded by the coding sequence ATGAATAAAATTCATAAATGGTTTTGCTTTTTCAGCGCGGTTTTCTGCGCTTTCTCCGCTGCGCACGCGCAATCCGGCGCCGCCGGTTCCGCTTCTGCGACGTATCAACTAAAGGCCTCGCCCAAAACCGTGACTTGGGGCTACTACGCCGCCGATGTTCCTCCCGTACTGCGCGTTCATTCCGGCGACACCGTCGAAATTCAAACGCTCATCACTTCCAGCCCCAAGCGTCTCGAAGGCGCCGGCGTTCCTTCCGATCAAGTCGAGCAATCTTTGCGCGATGTTTTCGATCAAGTGAAAGATCGCGGCCCGGGCGGCCACATTCTTACGGGTCCTGTTTACGTCGAGGGCGCCGAGCCCGGCGATGTGCTCGAAGTCCGCATCCAGGCGATTCGTCTCGCCATTCCGTACGCCTACAACGCCTTCGGCCCCGGCCGCGGATTTCTTCCCGACGATTTTCCCTACGGCAAAATGAAGATCATCCCGCTCGACGCGCAGCGCATGCTCGCGCATTTCGCCGACGGAATCGAAATTCCGCTTCATCCGTTTTTCGGCAGCCTCGGCGACGCGCCTCCGCCATCCGCCGGCCACATCAGCAGCGCTCCGCCGTGGATGCACGCCGGAAATCTGGATAATAAATGGCTCGTTGCCGGCACCACGCTTTACATTCCAATCAACGCTCCCGGCGCGCTTTTCTGGGCGGGCGATGGTCACGCAGGCCAAGGCGACGGCGAAATTGACATCACCGCCATGGAAACTTCGCTGATCGGCACGTTTCAGTTGATTGACCGCAAGGACATGCACCTGCTCTGGCCGCGCGCGGAAACTCCCGATTACTACATCACCATGGGAATTGAAGAAGACCTGAACAAAGCCACGGAAATGGCCGCGCGCGAGATGATCGATTTCCTCGTGCACGAAAAACATCTTTCGCGCGACGACGCCTACATGCTATCGAGCGTCGCCGGCGATTTGCACATCAGCGAACTCGTCGACGGCAACAAAGTCGTCAGCATGATGCTGCCGAAGGCGATTTTCGTTTCGCCGAATTCGAAATAA